A genomic stretch from Sphingomonas faeni includes:
- a CDS encoding DUF2256 domain-containing protein produces the protein MPNGVAKQNLPTKVCPACERPFTWRKKWARDWDSVIYCSDACRKKR, from the coding sequence ATGCCGAACGGGGTCGCCAAGCAGAACCTGCCGACCAAGGTGTGCCCGGCGTGCGAGCGGCCGTTCACGTGGCGGAAGAAATGGGCCCGGGATTGGGACAGCGTGATCTACTGCTCCGACGCTTGTCGGAAGAAGCGCTGA
- a CDS encoding replication-associated recombination protein A, with translation MADLFAGFEPAAPTETHPENAPLADRLRPRTLDEVVGQDHITGPEGAIGRMVSAGRLSSIILWGPPGTGKTTIARLLADAVDLRFVAISAVFSGVADLKKSFAEAREHAKIGKRTLLFVDEIHRFNRAQQDGFLPYVEDGTVTLVGATTENPSFELNAALLSRAQVLILERLGRGALELLLDRAETEMERPLPLTPPAKDALIASANGDGRFLLNQAETLFSVNMPEPLDPAGLSNFLQRRVAVYDKDREGHYNLISALHKSIRGSDPQAALYYLARMLTAGEEPLFLLRRLTRAAVEDIGLADPQALVQCIAAKDTYDFLGSPEGELAIAQACLYLATAPKSNAVYQAQKAAWKSARETGSLMPPASIRNAPTKLMRDIGYGKGYAYDHDAEDAFSGSDYWPEEMTPQTFYTPTERGFEKRLSERLAYWDGLRAEKNG, from the coding sequence ATGGCCGACCTCTTCGCGGGCTTCGAACCCGCCGCCCCCACCGAAACGCACCCCGAAAACGCGCCGCTCGCCGACCGCCTGCGCCCGCGCACGCTGGACGAGGTGGTCGGGCAGGATCACATCACCGGCCCCGAAGGCGCGATCGGCAGGATGGTGTCCGCGGGACGTTTGTCCTCGATCATCCTCTGGGGCCCGCCCGGCACCGGCAAGACCACGATCGCGCGGTTGCTCGCCGACGCGGTCGACCTGCGGTTCGTCGCGATCTCGGCGGTGTTCTCCGGCGTCGCGGACCTCAAGAAATCGTTCGCCGAAGCGCGCGAGCACGCCAAGATCGGCAAGCGCACCTTATTGTTCGTGGACGAGATCCACCGCTTCAACCGCGCGCAGCAGGACGGTTTCCTGCCCTATGTCGAGGACGGTACCGTCACGCTCGTTGGCGCGACCACCGAGAACCCGTCGTTCGAACTCAACGCCGCACTGCTCAGCCGCGCGCAGGTTTTGATCCTCGAACGCCTCGGCCGCGGTGCGCTCGAACTGCTGCTCGACCGGGCCGAGACGGAGATGGAGCGCCCCCTGCCCCTCACCCCGCCTGCCAAGGACGCGCTGATCGCCAGCGCCAATGGCGACGGCCGCTTCCTGCTTAACCAGGCTGAGACGCTGTTCTCGGTGAACATGCCCGAACCACTCGATCCCGCAGGTCTCTCGAACTTCCTGCAACGCCGCGTCGCGGTGTACGACAAGGATCGCGAGGGGCATTACAACCTCATCTCCGCGCTCCACAAATCGATCCGCGGGAGCGATCCACAGGCTGCGCTCTATTATCTCGCGCGGATGCTGACGGCGGGCGAGGAACCGCTGTTCCTGCTTCGTCGCCTGACGCGGGCGGCGGTCGAGGATATCGGCCTCGCCGACCCGCAGGCGCTGGTCCAGTGCATCGCCGCCAAGGACACCTACGACTTTCTCGGCAGCCCCGAAGGTGAACTCGCGATCGCGCAGGCCTGCCTGTATCTCGCCACGGCGCCCAAATCGAACGCGGTCTATCAGGCGCAGAAGGCGGCGTGGAAATCGGCGCGCGAGACGGGGTCGCTGATGCCACCCGCATCGATCCGCAACGCGCCGACCAAGCTCATGCGCGATATCGGCTACGGCAAGGGTTACGCGTACGATCACGATGCGGAGGATGCGTTCTCCGGCTCGGACTATTGGCCAGAAGAGATGACCCCGCAGACATTCTACACACCGACCGAACGCGGCTTCGAAAAGCGGCTGTCCGAGCGGCTCGCCTATTGGGACGGCCTGCGCGCCGAGAAGAATGGCTGA
- the radA gene encoding DNA repair protein RadA: protein MAKPQKRYVCQSCGSVSHRWAGQCADCNEWNTMVEEANTAATPFHSKHNLQTGGRAIQLVGLDAEIKLPDRMATGIAELDRALGGGFVEGSATLIGGDPGIGKSTLLLQAAAKMALAGQSVAYVSGEEAADQVRLRARRLGLGNAPVQLAAATSTRDILTTLQTKPPAMLVIDSIQTMHSDLIEGAPGTVSQVRASAQELIRFAKERGTAVVLVGHVTKDGSIAGPRVLEHMVDTVLSFEGERSHQYRILRAIKNRFGGTDEIGVFSMQTEGLAEVGNPSSLFLTHRDDAMTGATVFPALEGTRPVLVEIQALTVRLASGATPRRAVVGWDSGRLAMILAVLEARCGLSFSNAEVYLNIAGGYRVQDPAADLAVAAALISAMSERPVPVDAVAFGEVALSGEIRPVAHGPLRLKEASKLGFERALVPASMTGEKSGMKLSGFKTLASFVDHMMGRG from the coding sequence ATGGCGAAACCCCAGAAACGTTACGTGTGTCAGTCCTGCGGATCGGTTTCGCACCGCTGGGCGGGGCAGTGCGCCGATTGCAACGAGTGGAACACGATGGTCGAGGAGGCGAACACCGCCGCTACGCCGTTCCATTCGAAGCATAATCTCCAGACAGGGGGGCGTGCGATCCAGCTCGTCGGGCTCGATGCGGAGATCAAGCTGCCCGACCGGATGGCCACCGGCATCGCCGAACTCGATCGGGCGCTGGGCGGCGGTTTCGTCGAGGGTTCGGCGACGCTGATCGGCGGCGATCCCGGGATCGGCAAGTCGACCTTGTTGTTGCAGGCGGCGGCGAAGATGGCACTGGCGGGGCAGTCGGTCGCGTACGTCTCCGGGGAGGAAGCAGCGGACCAAGTTCGTTTGCGTGCGCGAAGGCTTGGCCTCGGCAACGCGCCGGTCCAGTTGGCGGCGGCGACCTCGACGCGAGACATCCTGACGACGTTGCAGACGAAGCCGCCGGCAATGCTGGTGATCGATTCGATCCAGACGATGCACTCCGACCTGATCGAGGGTGCGCCGGGGACGGTCAGCCAGGTGCGGGCGTCGGCGCAGGAGCTGATCCGTTTCGCCAAGGAGCGCGGCACGGCGGTAGTGCTGGTCGGGCACGTGACGAAGGACGGCTCGATCGCCGGACCGCGCGTGCTGGAGCACATGGTCGACACGGTGCTGTCGTTCGAAGGCGAGCGCAGTCACCAGTACCGAATCCTTCGCGCGATCAAGAACCGCTTCGGCGGGACGGACGAGATCGGCGTGTTCTCGATGCAAACCGAAGGACTGGCGGAGGTCGGCAACCCCTCCTCGCTGTTCCTGACGCACCGCGACGATGCGATGACCGGGGCGACGGTGTTTCCGGCGCTGGAGGGGACGCGGCCGGTGCTGGTCGAGATCCAGGCGTTGACCGTGCGATTGGCGTCGGGCGCGACGCCACGGCGCGCAGTGGTCGGCTGGGATTCGGGAAGGCTCGCGATGATCCTCGCGGTGCTGGAAGCGCGGTGCGGGCTGAGCTTTTCCAACGCCGAAGTGTATCTCAACATCGCGGGCGGCTACCGCGTCCAGGACCCCGCGGCGGACCTCGCGGTGGCGGCGGCGTTGATCTCGGCGATGTCGGAGCGGCCGGTACCGGTCGACGCGGTCGCGTTCGGCGAGGTTGCGCTGTCGGGCGAGATTCGTCCGGTAGCGCATGGCCCGCTGCGGTTGAAGGAGGCGAGCAAGCTCGGCTTCGAACGTGCTTTGGTGCCGGCGTCTATGACCGGGGAGAAGAGCGGGATGAAACTCTCGGGGTTCAAGACGCTGGCGTCGTTCGTCGATCACATGATGGGGCGTGGGTAG
- a CDS encoding glycosyltransferase family 4 protein: MHATDLRIALFSGNYNYVRDGANQALNLLVGHLLSKGVTVRVYSPTNAKPAFPPTGDLVAVPSLPLPAGRGEYKMARGLPAAIRRDLDAFAPNIVHVSAPDFLGHRAISYGRRNGIATVASLHTRFETYFRYYKMAFFEPIMVKILTRFYNRVDEVLVPGRGMAEIVRDWGVTTPTAIWSRGVNHDRFTPTRRDLAWRRARGIADGEVAVGFLGRLVKEKGLDVFADVIRELEQRGVPHKVLVIGEGPARDWFAARVPGAVFAGFQSGDDLGRAVASMDVFFNPSVTETFGNVTLEAMAAGVPVVAARASGAVGLVDDGVTGFLVPPTDISGYADAIGRIVFEPGLRETMGWAGHDKAAGYLWDTINQTVLDTYLEVMTRRGA; this comes from the coding sequence ATGCACGCCACCGACCTGCGCATCGCCCTGTTCAGCGGCAACTATAATTACGTTCGCGATGGCGCAAACCAGGCGTTGAATCTGCTCGTCGGTCATCTGCTGTCGAAGGGCGTGACGGTGCGTGTCTATTCGCCGACCAACGCCAAGCCGGCCTTCCCGCCGACCGGCGATCTGGTCGCGGTGCCGTCGCTGCCGCTGCCGGCGGGGCGAGGTGAATACAAGATGGCGCGTGGGCTTCCTGCGGCGATCCGGCGCGATCTTGATGCGTTCGCACCGAACATCGTCCATGTGTCGGCGCCCGATTTCCTCGGCCATCGCGCGATCAGTTATGGCCGGCGCAACGGCATCGCCACGGTCGCGTCGTTGCACACGCGCTTCGAGACGTATTTCCGCTATTACAAGATGGCGTTCTTCGAACCGATCATGGTGAAGATCCTGACGCGCTTCTACAACCGCGTCGACGAAGTGCTGGTGCCGGGGCGCGGCATGGCGGAGATCGTCCGCGACTGGGGCGTGACGACGCCGACCGCGATCTGGTCACGCGGTGTGAACCACGATCGCTTCACGCCGACGCGTCGCGACCTGGCGTGGCGACGCGCGCGCGGGATTGCCGATGGCGAAGTCGCGGTCGGGTTTCTAGGGCGGCTGGTGAAGGAGAAGGGTCTCGACGTCTTCGCCGACGTGATCCGGGAGTTGGAGCAGCGTGGCGTGCCGCACAAGGTGCTGGTGATCGGCGAAGGCCCCGCGCGCGACTGGTTCGCCGCCCGCGTGCCCGGCGCGGTGTTCGCCGGGTTCCAGTCGGGTGACGATCTCGGTCGCGCCGTCGCGTCGATGGATGTGTTCTTCAACCCGAGCGTTACCGAGACGTTCGGCAACGTGACACTGGAGGCGATGGCGGCAGGCGTTCCTGTCGTCGCGGCGCGCGCGTCTGGCGCGGTCGGGCTAGTCGACGACGGGGTGACCGGGTTTCTGGTACCGCCGACCGACATCTCCGGATATGCTGACGCGATCGGGCGGATCGTTTTTGAGCCGGGGCTGCGCGAGACGATGGGCTGGGCCGGGCACGACAAGGCGGCCGGGTATCTGTGGGATACGATCAACCAGACCGTGCTGGACACGTATCTAGAGGTGATGACGCGGCGGGGAGCGTAG
- a CDS encoding YkgJ family cysteine cluster protein has protein sequence MQPHTDLETTLLGPILPDRECGDCTACCTELTVDTPEFAKPAGTPCVHLSGQGCGIHAIRPRICRTWFCAWRRVASLPDEARPDRSGLLVSLNFVSQPQNCLEGVSINVRVLAGSDAIANGMAATVLDSVCDQLVPVWFSDGSKKMLMHPDSDVARFVLSGDPAPAHLQDEVAAWRERYGVFGANG, from the coding sequence ATGCAGCCCCACACCGATCTGGAAACCACGCTGCTGGGGCCGATCCTGCCAGATCGGGAGTGCGGGGATTGCACCGCGTGCTGCACCGAACTGACGGTAGATACGCCCGAGTTCGCCAAACCCGCGGGAACGCCGTGCGTCCATCTGTCCGGCCAGGGGTGCGGAATCCACGCAATCCGGCCGCGCATCTGCCGAACTTGGTTCTGTGCCTGGCGACGGGTAGCGAGCCTGCCTGACGAAGCACGGCCCGATCGGTCCGGGCTGCTCGTCTCGCTCAATTTCGTCAGCCAACCGCAGAATTGCCTGGAAGGCGTCTCGATCAACGTCCGCGTGCTCGCTGGCAGCGACGCGATCGCGAACGGCATGGCGGCGACCGTATTGGACAGCGTGTGCGACCAGTTGGTCCCGGTCTGGTTCAGCGACGGGTCGAAGAAAATGCTGATGCATCCCGATAGCGACGTCGCTCGCTTCGTTCTCTCGGGCGACCCCGCCCCCGCGCATCTGCAGGACGAAGTCGCCGCATGGCGCGAACGCTACGGTGTTTTCGGGGCGAACGGCTAA
- a CDS encoding shikimate kinase yields the protein MLQSHNPSGGPSGGRRPAPIDRPIVLVGLMGVGKTTVGRRLALRMNLPFVDADHEIEAASGMTVAEIFAKYGEEYFRDGERRVIARLIDGTPKVIATGGGAFINDDTRELILRDAVSVWLSAHPDILVERVGRRDTRPLLRNRDPGKVLAELARVRNPIYAQAHIHIVSNKTPHEATVAAILKALGR from the coding sequence ATGTTGCAAAGCCACAACCCTTCCGGCGGGCCTTCAGGCGGTCGCCGCCCTGCCCCGATCGATCGCCCGATCGTGCTCGTCGGGTTGATGGGCGTCGGCAAGACCACCGTCGGCCGGCGCCTCGCGCTGCGCATGAACCTGCCGTTCGTCGATGCCGACCATGAGATCGAGGCAGCGTCGGGCATGACCGTCGCCGAAATCTTTGCCAAATACGGCGAGGAATATTTCCGCGACGGCGAGCGCCGCGTGATCGCACGGCTGATCGACGGCACGCCGAAGGTCATCGCAACCGGCGGCGGCGCGTTCATCAACGACGACACGCGCGAGCTGATCCTGCGCGACGCGGTGTCGGTGTGGCTCAGTGCGCATCCCGACATCCTGGTCGAGCGCGTCGGGCGGCGCGACACGCGGCCGCTGCTCCGCAACCGCGATCCGGGCAAGGTGCTCGCCGAACTGGCGCGCGTCCGCAACCCGATCTACGCGCAGGCGCACATCCATATTGTCAGCAACAAGACGCCGCACGAAGCGACCGTCGCCGCTATCCTGAAGGCGCTAGGCCGATGA
- a CDS encoding PadR family transcriptional regulator: MRFGMGYGAWTGGPRADGEGRGRGSHEGHGRHGHRGGPGGRRRLFDGGELKLVMLKLIADAPRHGYDLIREIEGLTGGGYAPSPGVVYPTLSMLDEMGMIEEQQSEGAKKRFAASDEGRAHLAENAAVVDGLFARLAAVGAESERTDGAPIRRAMGNLRQVLQHRLMSEDVNEDTLHDVAALLDEAAQKIERLK, encoded by the coding sequence ATGCGTTTTGGTATGGGATATGGAGCCTGGACCGGCGGCCCGCGCGCCGACGGTGAAGGCCGCGGCCGGGGAAGCCACGAAGGTCATGGTCGCCACGGCCATCGCGGCGGCCCCGGTGGTCGGCGGCGGCTGTTCGACGGCGGCGAATTGAAGCTCGTCATGCTGAAGCTGATCGCGGATGCGCCGCGCCACGGCTACGACTTGATCCGCGAGATCGAGGGGCTCACGGGCGGTGGCTATGCGCCGAGCCCGGGCGTCGTCTACCCGACGCTCAGCATGCTCGACGAAATGGGGATGATCGAGGAGCAGCAGTCGGAAGGCGCGAAGAAGCGCTTTGCGGCGAGCGACGAGGGGCGAGCGCACCTGGCCGAGAACGCGGCCGTGGTGGACGGTTTGTTTGCGCGGTTGGCCGCAGTCGGGGCGGAGTCCGAGCGGACCGATGGTGCGCCGATTCGGCGGGCGATGGGCAATCTTCGGCAGGTGCTCCAGCACCGGCTGATGAGCGAAGACGTCAACGAGGACACGCTGCACGACGTCGCAGCGCTGCTCGACGAGGCCGCGCAGAAGATCGAGCGCCTCAAATGA
- a CDS encoding DUF2218 domain-containing protein, which produces MSVSVARVPTHSASKYLQQLAKHWSHKMEVTSSEEEGRIAFPNGAVLEMRADSETLDVALTVPEGEDVDRMRGVVSSHLDRFAFREAPLTFDWATV; this is translated from the coding sequence ATGAGCGTCTCGGTCGCACGCGTGCCGACGCATTCGGCCAGCAAGTATCTCCAGCAACTGGCGAAGCACTGGAGCCACAAGATGGAGGTCACCTCCTCGGAGGAAGAGGGCCGCATCGCCTTCCCGAACGGCGCGGTGCTGGAGATGCGTGCCGACAGCGAAACGCTCGACGTCGCGCTGACGGTGCCGGAGGGCGAGGACGTCGACCGGATGCGCGGGGTGGTATCGAGCCACCTCGACCGGTTTGCGTTTCGCGAGGCGCCGCTGACGTTCGATTGGGCGACCGTCTGA
- a CDS encoding CvpA family protein, producing MNLTALDIVVLIAVAGSAVLGLVRGFVTEVLSMFAWVAMVAMLKLFHIPLAAALSSVVGTVGGAAVLAFAIITGVTYIGGRLVANAIGARTRTSILGPVDRALGFGFGALKGLILASLVFLLATLVIDTMGGGASRRPGWMTTSRTYPLLNATSASIADFVDRRRRGKPVFGANTPPSSSDNASEPKP from the coding sequence ATGAACCTCACTGCCCTAGACATCGTCGTCCTGATCGCCGTCGCCGGCTCCGCGGTGCTGGGGCTCGTGCGCGGGTTCGTGACCGAGGTGCTGTCGATGTTCGCCTGGGTGGCGATGGTCGCTATGTTGAAGCTGTTCCACATCCCGCTCGCCGCCGCGCTGTCGTCGGTGGTCGGCACCGTCGGCGGCGCCGCGGTGCTCGCCTTCGCGATCATCACCGGCGTCACCTATATCGGCGGGCGGCTGGTCGCCAACGCGATCGGCGCGCGGACGCGGACCTCGATCCTGGGCCCGGTCGATCGTGCGCTCGGGTTCGGGTTCGGCGCGCTGAAGGGGCTGATCCTCGCCAGTCTCGTCTTCCTGCTCGCGACGCTCGTCATCGACACGATGGGCGGCGGAGCCTCGCGCCGGCCCGGCTGGATGACGACATCGCGCACCTACCCGCTGCTCAACGCGACCAGCGCGAGCATCGCCGATTTCGTCGACCGCCGCCGTCGCGGCAAACCCGTCTTCGGCGCCAATACACCGCCTTCCTCTTCCGATAATGCAAGCGAGCCGAAGCCATGA
- a CDS encoding iron-sulfur cluster assembly scaffold protein has translation MSAPLYNADILRLAATIPHHERLPEPMATAEKRSPICGSRVTIDVAVDDEGRVSEVGLLVRACALGQASSSLLASNILGRTPAELAATRDALTAWLAREGDAPDWPGMDIFTPALDYTARHPSIRLAFEAAAEAADTAAKAKV, from the coding sequence ATGAGCGCGCCCCTCTACAATGCCGATATCCTGCGCCTTGCCGCGACGATCCCGCACCACGAACGCCTGCCCGAGCCGATGGCGACCGCGGAGAAACGCTCGCCGATTTGCGGCAGTCGCGTCACAATCGACGTCGCGGTCGATGATGAGGGGCGCGTCAGCGAGGTTGGCTTGCTGGTCCGCGCGTGTGCGCTCGGGCAGGCGTCGTCGTCGTTGTTGGCGTCCAACATCCTAGGCCGCACGCCCGCCGAACTCGCCGCCACCCGCGATGCGTTGACCGCGTGGCTTGCGCGCGAGGGCGATGCGCCCGATTGGCCGGGAATGGACATCTTCACCCCCGCGCTCGACTACACCGCGCGCCACCCCTCGATCCGGCTCGCGTTCGAAGCCGCGGCCGAGGCTGCCGACACCGCTGCAAAGGCGAAAGTCTGA
- a CDS encoding cation:proton antiporter domain-containing protein codes for MAEGTAPSLLRDGVVLLGFGLMFVLLFRRLGLGATLGYLVAGAVVGPHVLGLVGDAESKLGFAELGITLLLFIVGLELNPSRLWKMKEEIFGLGLLQVVICGLAITAIVWVGAKFSLPAALALGLPLALSSTAQVLPMLRSSGRMRTPFGERAFSILLFQDLSIVPLITIVAAMSRNPADANAPPGWLLAIYTVLAVVGLVVAGRFLLRPFFRLIGNLGEREMFVFAGLFTVIASAAIMEWLGLSTALGAFIAGVMLADSPYRHELEADVEPFRSILLGLFFLAVGMVLDLNAIAERPIFVMAMAAALIATKTSVITLIGMAFKMTWRQAFALGLLLSQGGEFGFVLFAQAQAGLLIEPQAASLFGAIITLSMATTPFLMGITKRFRTEPIAEGQERDGPKVDGANAIIVGYGRFGQTVGQMLLAQDIPVTLIDTDIEMIDIAGEFGAKVYYGDGTRLDLLRQAGAAEAEIICFCMDGDQLDPDTIEGVHEAFPNAAIYVRAFDRRALVKLKNTSATAVVREVLESAVKMARLIMRGLEIAPADIDRAEETYRARDKERLQLQIDSGDMRAARAETAKRFPWGNDSQ; via the coding sequence ATGGCTGAGGGCACGGCACCGTCGCTGCTTCGCGACGGCGTCGTACTGCTCGGTTTCGGACTGATGTTCGTGCTGTTGTTCCGGCGGCTCGGGCTCGGCGCAACACTCGGGTATCTGGTCGCAGGCGCGGTCGTTGGGCCGCATGTGCTCGGGCTGGTTGGCGATGCCGAGTCCAAACTCGGGTTCGCCGAACTCGGTATTACGCTCCTGCTGTTCATCGTCGGGCTCGAACTCAATCCGTCACGCCTGTGGAAGATGAAGGAGGAGATCTTCGGTCTCGGCCTGCTCCAGGTCGTGATCTGCGGGCTGGCGATCACTGCGATCGTCTGGGTCGGCGCGAAGTTTTCGCTTCCCGCAGCGCTCGCGCTCGGACTCCCGCTCGCGCTGTCGTCGACCGCGCAGGTTCTGCCGATGCTGCGGTCTTCGGGCCGGATGCGGACGCCGTTCGGCGAGCGCGCCTTCTCGATCCTGTTGTTCCAGGACCTGTCGATCGTGCCGTTGATCACGATCGTCGCGGCGATGAGCCGCAACCCCGCCGATGCCAACGCGCCTCCCGGCTGGTTGCTGGCGATCTACACCGTGCTCGCAGTTGTCGGGCTGGTCGTCGCGGGGCGCTTCCTGTTGCGTCCGTTCTTCCGGCTGATCGGCAATCTTGGCGAGCGCGAGATGTTCGTGTTCGCCGGCCTCTTCACGGTGATCGCCAGCGCCGCGATCATGGAATGGCTCGGGCTGTCGACCGCGCTCGGTGCGTTCATCGCCGGCGTGATGCTCGCGGACAGTCCGTATCGTCATGAACTGGAGGCCGATGTCGAGCCGTTCCGCTCGATTCTGCTGGGCCTGTTCTTCCTGGCGGTCGGCATGGTGCTCGATCTGAACGCGATCGCCGAGCGGCCAATTTTCGTGATGGCGATGGCGGCGGCGCTGATCGCGACCAAGACTAGCGTGATCACGCTGATCGGCATGGCGTTCAAGATGACGTGGCGGCAGGCGTTCGCGCTTGGCCTGTTACTGAGCCAGGGCGGCGAGTTCGGCTTCGTCCTGTTCGCGCAGGCGCAGGCCGGGCTGCTGATCGAACCGCAGGCGGCGAGCCTGTTCGGCGCGATCATCACGCTGTCGATGGCGACGACGCCGTTCCTGATGGGGATCACGAAGCGCTTCCGCACCGAGCCGATCGCCGAGGGGCAGGAGCGCGACGGCCCCAAGGTGGACGGCGCGAATGCGATCATCGTCGGCTATGGGCGGTTCGGCCAGACGGTCGGCCAGATGCTGCTCGCGCAAGATATCCCGGTGACGCTGATCGACACCGATATCGAGATGATCGACATCGCCGGCGAGTTCGGCGCAAAGGTCTACTACGGCGACGGCACGCGGCTGGACCTGTTGCGGCAGGCGGGTGCGGCCGAGGCCGAGATCATCTGCTTCTGCATGGACGGCGACCAGCTCGATCCAGACACGATCGAGGGTGTGCACGAGGCATTTCCGAACGCCGCGATATATGTCCGTGCGTTCGATCGCCGCGCGCTGGTGAAGCTGAAGAACACGTCCGCGACCGCGGTTGTGCGCGAGGTGCTCGAATCGGCGGTGAAAATGGCGCGCCTGATCATGCGCGGGCTCGAGATCGCGCCTGCCGATATCGATCGTGCGGAGGAAACGTACCGCGCGCGCGACAAGGAGCGGTTGCAGCTCCAGATCGATTCGGGCGACATGCGGGCGGCACGTGCCGAGACCGCCAAGCGCTTTCCCTGGGGAAATGATTCGCAATGA
- a CDS encoding DUF423 domain-containing protein codes for MIIVVLAALSGAVAVAAGAFGAHGASGSAAEWLKTGAQYQLVHVVAALVAVRMDARGPAWLFVVGAAIFALTLYAMALGAPRWFGAITPIGGALLIGGWLWLAWSAARP; via the coding sequence ATGATCATCGTTGTTCTTGCAGCCTTGTCGGGCGCGGTCGCGGTCGCGGCGGGAGCGTTCGGAGCGCACGGTGCCAGCGGATCGGCGGCGGAGTGGCTGAAGACCGGTGCGCAGTATCAGCTTGTGCACGTGGTTGCGGCGCTGGTGGCGGTCCGGATGGACGCGCGGGGGCCGGCGTGGCTGTTCGTGGTTGGGGCGGCGATCTTTGCGCTGACGCTCTACGCGATGGCGCTGGGGGCACCACGCTGGTTCGGGGCGATCACGCCGATTGGCGGGGCGCTGCTGATCGGCGGCTGGCTTTGGCTGGCTTGGAGTGCGGCGCGACCCTGA
- the aroB gene encoding 3-dehydroquinate synthase, with amino-acid sequence MKTVTVELGARTYPIHIEAGLLARAGEFLAPLAKSRRVAIVTDKNLAIHLVTLQTSLTEAGIASEAIVLAPGEGSKSWATLEMLCDRLLELGVERGDHVVALGGGVMGDLVGFACSVLKRGCNFVQIPTSLLAQVDSSVGGKTAINTKAGKNLIGAFHQPVMVLIDPEVLDTLPIRELRAGYAEVVKYGLIDDFAFFEWCEANGAALLAGDLALREYAIAHSVLAKARIVAADEHETNGTRALLNLGHTFGHALEAETGFSQALIHGEGVAAGCSLAFAFSASQGICSGQDAQRVAAHWRDAGLPDGLAAAGISASGARLVDHMRHDKKMAAGTLPFLLARGIGQTYLDKTVDLADVEAFLDAQPR; translated from the coding sequence ATGAAGACCGTTACCGTCGAACTGGGTGCGCGGACCTATCCGATCCATATCGAGGCCGGCTTGCTCGCGCGGGCCGGCGAGTTCCTTGCGCCGCTTGCGAAGAGTCGCCGCGTAGCGATCGTTACCGACAAGAATCTGGCGATCCACCTGGTGACGTTGCAGACGTCGCTGACGGAGGCCGGAATTGCGTCCGAGGCGATCGTCCTGGCGCCGGGCGAAGGCAGCAAGAGCTGGGCGACGCTGGAGATGCTGTGCGACCGGCTGCTCGAACTGGGTGTCGAGCGCGGCGATCATGTCGTGGCGCTGGGCGGCGGCGTGATGGGGGACCTCGTCGGGTTCGCGTGTTCGGTCCTGAAGCGCGGCTGCAACTTCGTGCAGATCCCGACGAGCCTGCTGGCACAGGTCGACAGCTCGGTCGGCGGCAAGACCGCGATCAACACGAAGGCCGGCAAGAACCTGATCGGCGCGTTCCACCAGCCGGTGATGGTGCTGATCGACCCGGAGGTGCTCGACACGCTGCCGATCCGCGAGTTGCGTGCGGGGTATGCAGAGGTCGTGAAATACGGACTGATCGACGACTTCGCGTTCTTCGAATGGTGTGAGGCGAACGGGGCCGCGTTGCTGGCGGGCGACCTGGCGCTGCGCGAATACGCGATCGCGCATAGCGTTTTGGCGAAGGCACGGATCGTCGCGGCGGACGAGCATGAGACGAATGGGACGCGCGCATTGCTCAATCTGGGGCATACGTTCGGACATGCGCTGGAGGCGGAGACCGGGTTCTCGCAGGCGCTGATCCACGGCGAAGGTGTCGCGGCAGGCTGTTCGCTGGCGTTCGCGTTTTCCGCATCGCAGGGGATTTGTTCGGGCCAGGATGCACAGCGTGTCGCGGCGCATTGGCGTGACGCGGGTCTGCCGGACGGTCTCGCGGCGGCGGGTATCAGCGCGAGCGGTGCGCGGCTCGTCGATCACATGCGGCACGACAAGAAGATGGCGGCGGGGACGCTGCCCTTCCTGCTAGCGCGCGGGATCGGCCAGACCTATCTCGACAAGACCGTCGACCTCGCCGATGTCGAAGCGTTCCTCGACGCGCAGCCCCGCTGA